The Rattus rattus isolate New Zealand chromosome 1, Rrattus_CSIRO_v1, whole genome shotgun sequence genome includes a region encoding these proteins:
- the Themis2 gene encoding protein THEMIS2 — MEPVPLQDFASSLDPASLPRVLRVCSGVYFEGSVYELFGNECCLSTGDLIKVTHVHLEKVVCENPETGQTLELNPNFTGLFSTLTSLQSYRTLEDLVSAMPQNSTQCPIYFKSTQRIVTEARVVPEDQPLRLEAVEVHHGTRYARCVQASQTQEIILHLPLSQKGPFWRCKPSAPQTLLQVLQDPAMKGLRLTCPSLPWASVILKPQYQLQAIMHMRSSIVKIPSTLEVEVEDVTASSQHVHFFKPLRLSELLARGGPFPLSTEILEVPDGPPIFLSPWMSFLRKGQRLCIYGPASSPWRVVASSKSRKVPRYFLLSGAYQGKLKRRPREFPTAYDLLGALQPGRPLRVVATKDCDGNEEENPEFSFLAVGDRLEVLRSGQVCGAQGQDIDVLICQRLNEQSGEEEEEEEEEEEEVEDKEQVLLPLYLSGSFVEEVNDSRRYSLADLTSQYTLPCEVKVVAKDSHHPTDPLTSFPGLRLEEKLTEPFLVVSLDSQPEMCFEIPPRWLDLTVVEIEGQPGQVAGPLSVPTVEELSEAFYYGLRKLPVSGNQAPPPRPPKKQQNTQRCKEGGVKARAVEPKPSCPQLERKAKTLEAFPVNKSSVYSKISDKKDRKSNPQAKNSVLSMKPKSSSSLGKYSTAESHLPPDPDIDDHDYEEI; from the exons ATGGAGCCTGTGCCGCTGCAGGACTTTGCGAGCAGCCTGGACCCCGCCTCCCTTCCGCGCGTGCTGCGGGTCTGCTCCGGAGTCTACTTCGAGG GTTCCGTCTATGAGCTCTTTGGGAATGAATGTTGCCTCTCCACGGGGGACCTAATCAAGGTCACCCATGTCCACCTCGAGAAGGTTGTGTGTGAGAACCCAGAGACGGGTCAGACGTTGGAGCTCAACCCCAATTTCACAG GCCTCTTCAGCACACTCACCAGCCTGCAGAGCTACAGAACCCTGGAGGATCTCGTCTCCGCCATGCCCCAGAACTCCACACAGTGTCCCATTTACTTCAAGTCAACTCAAAGAATTGTCACGGAGGCCAGGGTGGTGCCTGAGGATCAGCCCCTCAGACTTGAGGCCGTGGAAGTACACCACGGGACCCGCTATGCACGCTGTGTGCAGGCCTCACAGACCCAGGAGATCATCCTTCATCTGCCCCTTTCCCAGAAGGGACCCTTCTGGAGATGCAAGCCCAGTGCTCCACAAACCCTGCTCCAAGTCCTGCAGGACCCAGCTATGAAGGGCCTTAGGCtcacctgccccagcctcccctgGGCCTCTGTGATACTAAAGCCCCAGTACCAGCTCCAGGCCATCATGCACA TGCGCAGCAGCATCGTCAAGATCCCGTCTActctggaggtggaggtagaagATGTCACAGCCTCTTCCCAGCACGTCCACTTCTTCAAACCATTGCGGCTGAGCGAGTTGCTGGCCCGGGGAGGCCCCTTCCCTCTGTCCACGGAGATCCTGGAGGTTCCTGATGGTCCACCCATCTTCCTCAGCCCGTGGATGAGCTTCCTACGCAAAGGCCAGAGGCTTTGCATCTATGGTCCAGCCTCATCACCCTGGCGGGTTGTGGCCTCAAGCAAGAGCCGAAAAGTTCCCAGATACTTCTTGCTCTCCGGAGCCTACCAGGGCAAGCTCAAACGGAGGCCAAGGGAGTTCCCCACGGCCTATGACCTTTTGGGCGCTCTCCAGCCAGGCCGGCCCCTCCGGGTGGTGGCCACAAAAGACTGTGATGGGAACGAAGAGGAGAAtcctgagttttctttcttggctGTGGGTGATCGGCTGGAGGTGTTGAGGTCCGGCCAGGTCTGTGGGGCCCAAGGGCAGGACATAGATGTCTTGATATGTCAGCGGCTGAATGAGCagtctggggaggaggaggaggaggaagaggaggaagaggaggaggtagaggacaAAGAACAGGTTCTGCTACCCCTCTACCTCTCTGGTAGCTTTGTGGAGGAGGTAAATGACAGCCGACGCTATAGCCTAGCAGATCTCACCTCCCAGTATACCCTGCCCTGTGAGGTCAAGGTGGTGGCCAAAGATTCCCATCACCCCACTGACCCTCTGACCTCCTTCCCTGGCTTGCGCCTGGAGGAGAAGCTCACAGAGCCCTTTTTGGTGGTAAGCCTGGACTCCCAGCCGGAAATGTGCTTCGAGATCCCTCCCAGGTGGCTGGATCTGACTGTGGTGGAGATTGAGGGACAGCCAGGCCAGGTGGCTGGGCCGCTGTCTGTCCCTACGGTGGAGGAACTGTCAGAAGCATTTTACTACGGCCTCCGGAAGCTGCCAGTCTCTGGGAACCAAGCTCCCCCGCCCAGGCCCCCGAAGAAGCAGCAGAACACACAGCGCTGTAAGGAGGGTGGCGTAAAG GCTCGAGCTGTAGAACCGAAGCCATCCTGCCCACAGCTTGAACGCAAGGCGAAGACCTTGGAAGCCTTCCCCGTGAACAAGTCAAGTGTGTACAGCAAGATTTCTGACAAGAAAGACCGCAAATCCAATCCCCAAGCAAAGAATTCAG tgCTGAGTATGAAACCCAAATCCTCGAGCTCGCTGGGCAAGTACTCCACCGCTGAGTCACATCTCCCGCCTGACCCAGATATAGATGACCACGACTATGAAGAAATTTGA